A single genomic interval of Algiphilus sp. harbors:
- a CDS encoding choline dehydrogenase: protein MYDYIIIGGGSAGCVLANRLSEDPETTVCLLEAGPADKSPFVRIPLGMAALLRSPSLNWAFRTEPQAGLGGRRGYQPRGKVLGGSSSINAMVYIRGHRSDYDGWAEAGNSGWSFDEVLPYFKRAENQERGADAFHGVGGPLNVADLRSPHAICDDFIAAAEEQGHKRVSDFNGPDMEGVGYFQVTQQAGDRCSAAKAYLEPVADRPNLTIITEAYATRIDMEGKRAVGVRYRKDDASHHVGARKEVLVSAGALQSPQLLMLSGIGPREELDQHGIPICHELAGVGANLQDHLDYVTAVKSPSKEPLGISLSGGWQMLQALRTYRRFRTGKLTSNVAEAGGFLRSDPSLAAPDLQLHFAVAILDDHGRKLHSGHGYSCHVCLLTPKSRGRVGLHSANPMAAPRIDPAFLSEDEDLERLVKGFRRMQEILNAPAMARHRGRDIYTAHVRTDEQIRSAIRQRADTVYHPVGTCRMGRDSDAVVDEQLRVHGVAGLRVVDASIMPTVVRGNTNAPTIMIGEKAAEMIRFPDVASSRSAAVTKSAARSAPKRRATRATEPA, encoded by the coding sequence ATGTACGACTACATCATTATTGGTGGAGGATCGGCCGGTTGCGTGTTGGCGAACCGGCTTTCCGAGGACCCCGAGACCACCGTCTGCCTGCTCGAGGCCGGACCGGCTGACAAGAGTCCCTTCGTGAGGATTCCGTTGGGCATGGCTGCCCTTCTGCGTTCGCCCAGCCTGAACTGGGCTTTCAGAACGGAGCCGCAGGCCGGCCTCGGCGGCCGGCGCGGCTATCAGCCGCGCGGCAAGGTTCTGGGCGGAAGCAGCTCGATCAACGCCATGGTCTATATCCGTGGCCACCGCAGCGACTACGACGGCTGGGCGGAGGCTGGCAATAGCGGCTGGTCCTTCGACGAGGTGCTGCCCTACTTCAAGCGCGCGGAGAACCAGGAGCGCGGCGCTGACGCGTTTCACGGCGTCGGCGGACCGCTGAATGTCGCTGACTTGCGCTCGCCGCACGCGATCTGCGATGACTTCATCGCGGCGGCTGAAGAGCAGGGCCACAAGCGCGTCAGCGACTTCAACGGCCCCGACATGGAGGGCGTCGGCTATTTCCAGGTGACACAGCAGGCGGGCGATCGCTGCAGCGCGGCCAAGGCCTACCTCGAACCGGTTGCCGATCGCCCGAATCTGACGATCATCACGGAGGCCTACGCCACGCGCATCGACATGGAAGGCAAGCGCGCGGTCGGTGTTCGTTATCGCAAGGACGACGCCAGCCACCACGTCGGTGCACGCAAAGAAGTCCTCGTCAGCGCTGGTGCGTTGCAGTCTCCGCAGCTGCTCATGCTCTCGGGCATCGGGCCGCGCGAGGAACTCGATCAGCACGGCATCCCGATCTGCCATGAACTGGCCGGTGTCGGGGCCAACCTGCAGGACCACCTCGACTACGTCACGGCCGTGAAGTCGCCCTCCAAGGAGCCCTTGGGAATCTCCCTGTCGGGTGGCTGGCAGATGCTTCAGGCCCTGCGCACCTACCGACGCTTCCGGACCGGGAAGCTCACCAGCAATGTGGCTGAAGCGGGTGGCTTTCTGCGCAGCGATCCGAGTCTGGCGGCCCCGGACCTGCAGCTGCATTTTGCGGTTGCCATCCTCGATGATCACGGTCGCAAACTGCACTCGGGTCATGGCTACTCCTGTCACGTCTGCCTGCTGACTCCCAAGAGTCGGGGTCGGGTCGGCCTGCACAGCGCCAACCCCATGGCTGCCCCGCGTATCGACCCGGCCTTCCTCTCCGAGGACGAGGATCTCGAGCGATTGGTGAAGGGCTTTCGCAGGATGCAGGAGATCCTGAATGCCCCCGCCATGGCCAGGCATCGCGGCAGGGATATCTATACCGCCCATGTCCGAACCGACGAGCAGATCCGGTCGGCCATCCGGCAGCGTGCCGACACGGTTTATCACCCCGTCGGCACCTGCCGCATGGGGCGGGACAGCGACGCGGTCGTAGACGAGCAGCTCCGGGTTCACGGTGTTGCGGGGTTGCGCGTGGTTGATGCCTCGATCATGCCGACCGTGGTGCGCGGCAACACCAATGCGCCGACCATCATGATCGGCGAGAAGGCTGCCGAGATGATCCGCTTTCCGGACGTCGCCAGTAGCAGAAGCGCGGCCGTCACGAAGTCGGCCGCCCGGTCTGCGCCGAAGCGGCGGGCGACCCGTGCCACGGAGCCGGCATGA
- a CDS encoding LuxR C-terminal-related transcriptional regulator, with amino-acid sequence MTTDSKAAKVEAGTTFPSWELARPRLQLPAEVWEASQPVVALGAGAGFGKSTLLSQWSKQGRDSGHRIIHLTAEPYDDDGDNLLMELAAAVGLQDVQSGETVLDSYGGEGRLALVKALLAELDAQPFRTALFIDDAHHLKGRSTTSALGLMLRYQPERLLLVVSGRSHPAAALSKPLLEGRLYQFGVQELAFTEAETKELLQQHKIQPRKELVTQLLQRTDGWPAVVRLVALSLQEDEASQDAFFTGLAEGPRSLTDYLNEALLAQLPNRVHQLLLRLSLLRQFSLELATYVADMEDAGKLLEELEHRALPISRDNAEEPIYVLHPLVRDFLLQQFKQSASGEVARARERAVEWLVSRGRIEGAIEVCLDADALDAATKLINEHAAETTRIFGRHTTYLRWVNKLPAETIKRFPEIRLQQAWSLDFVRRHDEAERIRRELEQYPLTSKQHREQDAESAITAGQLEEAIELQRCIEPALRDHAEESTSRTQRWLTRWPDANSFDKAAAHCVLAFSTKALGNFNDGVGHARTAQALGRECGGYYALAWAHMLTVANLIKCGDYRQALHECDQYLAELDPVLGKWSRSVMMLHAMRAGLLYEFDRMSDAAHAIDRGLTTLIEESSTDPMIVGYVTLARLQTVQLAHLDALETLAEGEAMGTAQGLPRLTISLRAERVVLLLRQGELTQAQALWEEMESGAPARSSVHGFDRSLADKSGRIHARIALLKGHANVACELLMPVLQRAQRTGQKKKQVELLLIQAMALQESGETDNALTVFHDALDIALPEGYVRTFVDEGPPLRTLLSNYLQRHGQKDDDKRPVRRAYLDKLAAAVGLTGRDQAEPRAESSATDGRPLIEPLTTREAHILNRLQSGLSNRQLADSLFISEGTLKWHLRNVYGKLGVSNRVAAIAQARHLQLIDS; translated from the coding sequence ATGACGACCGACTCGAAGGCGGCGAAAGTGGAAGCAGGAACGACATTCCCCTCCTGGGAACTGGCGCGCCCGCGGCTGCAACTTCCCGCAGAGGTCTGGGAAGCCTCCCAGCCTGTGGTTGCGCTTGGCGCCGGCGCAGGCTTCGGGAAGTCGACGCTCCTGAGCCAGTGGAGCAAGCAAGGACGAGACAGCGGGCACCGGATCATCCATTTGACTGCCGAGCCCTATGACGACGACGGCGACAACCTTCTCATGGAGCTCGCCGCTGCCGTTGGCCTGCAGGATGTGCAAAGCGGCGAAACCGTTCTGGACAGTTATGGCGGCGAGGGACGACTCGCGCTTGTCAAGGCATTGCTCGCCGAGCTGGACGCGCAACCCTTTCGGACCGCACTGTTCATCGACGATGCACACCATCTAAAGGGCCGTTCGACGACCTCGGCCCTGGGATTGATGCTTCGCTATCAGCCGGAGCGGCTGCTGCTTGTCGTCAGCGGCCGCTCCCACCCCGCCGCGGCTCTGAGCAAGCCTCTGCTCGAGGGGCGCCTGTACCAGTTCGGGGTGCAGGAACTGGCATTTACCGAGGCGGAAACCAAGGAGCTGTTGCAGCAACACAAGATTCAACCGCGCAAAGAGCTGGTTACCCAGCTGCTGCAGCGGACCGATGGCTGGCCCGCAGTCGTGCGCTTGGTAGCACTGTCGCTTCAAGAGGATGAAGCGTCGCAGGACGCCTTCTTCACCGGACTCGCCGAGGGCCCGCGGTCCTTAACGGATTACCTGAACGAAGCCCTTCTCGCTCAGCTGCCGAATCGTGTTCATCAGCTGCTTCTTCGCCTGTCGTTGCTCCGCCAGTTTTCGCTCGAGCTCGCGACGTACGTGGCAGACATGGAGGATGCCGGCAAGCTCCTGGAGGAACTCGAGCACCGGGCGCTTCCGATCAGTCGTGACAACGCCGAAGAGCCCATCTACGTTCTGCACCCCTTGGTGCGAGACTTCCTGCTCCAGCAGTTCAAGCAATCCGCTAGCGGGGAAGTGGCCCGGGCGCGCGAAAGGGCTGTCGAATGGCTGGTGAGCCGGGGAAGGATCGAGGGCGCTATCGAAGTCTGCCTGGATGCGGATGCCCTGGACGCTGCCACGAAGCTGATCAACGAGCACGCGGCAGAAACCACCCGCATCTTCGGGCGCCACACCACCTATCTGCGCTGGGTCAACAAGCTACCGGCTGAGACCATCAAGCGATTTCCCGAGATTCGCCTGCAGCAGGCTTGGTCCCTGGATTTCGTGCGACGCCACGACGAAGCCGAGCGCATCCGCCGTGAGCTGGAGCAATACCCGCTCACCAGCAAGCAACACCGTGAGCAGGACGCCGAGAGCGCGATCACTGCGGGGCAGCTCGAGGAAGCCATTGAGCTTCAGCGCTGCATCGAGCCAGCGCTGCGCGATCACGCCGAGGAGAGCACGTCGCGCACGCAACGCTGGCTGACAAGGTGGCCAGACGCCAACAGTTTCGATAAGGCTGCCGCGCACTGCGTTCTGGCTTTTTCCACCAAGGCACTGGGCAACTTCAACGACGGCGTTGGACACGCACGCACGGCTCAAGCGCTTGGACGGGAATGCGGCGGCTACTACGCCCTTGCATGGGCCCATATGCTGACCGTCGCGAACCTGATCAAGTGCGGGGACTACCGGCAAGCGCTGCACGAATGTGACCAATACCTGGCGGAGCTGGATCCGGTACTGGGCAAATGGTCTCGATCGGTAATGATGCTGCACGCCATGCGCGCCGGCCTGCTCTACGAGTTCGACCGCATGTCCGACGCCGCCCATGCCATCGATCGCGGCTTAACCACCCTGATCGAGGAAAGCTCGACCGACCCTATGATCGTCGGGTACGTCACGCTGGCCCGATTGCAGACCGTACAGCTTGCGCATCTGGATGCGCTGGAGACCCTGGCCGAGGGCGAAGCCATGGGTACGGCGCAAGGGCTCCCCCGCTTGACGATCTCGCTTCGCGCCGAGCGCGTGGTGCTGCTCCTGCGCCAAGGCGAGCTGACTCAGGCGCAAGCGCTCTGGGAGGAAATGGAAAGCGGGGCCCCGGCCAGGAGTTCCGTGCATGGCTTCGACCGGTCGCTGGCGGATAAGTCCGGGCGCATTCACGCAAGGATCGCGCTACTGAAAGGGCATGCCAACGTCGCCTGTGAGCTGCTGATGCCCGTTCTGCAACGCGCCCAACGTACCGGCCAGAAAAAGAAGCAGGTCGAACTCTTGCTCATTCAGGCCATGGCACTGCAGGAATCCGGAGAGACCGACAACGCACTCACCGTGTTTCATGACGCCCTGGACATCGCCCTGCCCGAGGGATACGTACGTACCTTTGTCGACGAGGGGCCGCCACTGCGGACGCTACTAAGCAACTATCTTCAGAGGCATGGCCAGAAGGATGATGACAAGCGACCGGTCCGTCGCGCCTATCTCGACAAGCTGGCGGCAGCAGTCGGACTGACCGGACGGGATCAAGCGGAGCCGCGGGCCGAAAGCTCGGCGACAGACGGGCGGCCGCTTATCGAGCCGCTCACGACACGAGAAGCGCACATCCTGAACAGGCTGCAGTCGGGGCTTTCCAATCGCCAGCTTGCCGATTCGCTGTTCATCAGCGAGGGCACGCTCAAGTGGCACCTTCGCAACGTCTACGGGAAGCTGGGCGTGAGCAATCGCGTTGCGGCCATTGCGCAGGCCCGCCATCTCCAGCTGATTGACAGCTGA
- a CDS encoding rubredoxin, whose product MSAMQYQCPGCGYIYDEAEGDEREGFPPGTPWSAIPQDWFCPDCAVRDKPDFVALTQGEAKGEARSAS is encoded by the coding sequence ATGTCCGCAATGCAGTATCAATGCCCCGGCTGCGGGTACATCTATGATGAAGCCGAAGGCGATGAGCGGGAGGGCTTCCCGCCGGGGACGCCATGGAGCGCGATTCCCCAGGACTGGTTCTGTCCCGACTGCGCGGTGCGCGACAAGCCCGATTTCGTCGCGCTCACGCAAGGCGAGGCGAAGGGGGAGGCCCGGTCCGCCTCATGA
- a CDS encoding IS5 family transposase, translated as MKQRTFADLEQAHKKKVTRREKFLAEMDAVIPWSRLEALIAPHYPKPKAGKPGRRPLSLATKLRIYCLQQFYGLSDPGAEEALYDSDAMRRFAGITLTDEAVPDESTILQFRRLLERHGLAEQIFAEVNAHLRERGLMLREGTLVDATLIHAPSSTKNQSGTRDPDMSQTRKGNQWYFGCKAHIGADAHSGLVHTVIGTTAKVADITQTEALLHGEERIVLGDAGYRRTGRSLDAPAPDSGPRIVTPYVRSAGKALLEWQRAANRRLASLRARVEHPFRIVKCQFGYTKVRYRGLTKNTAHLHSLFAMANLVAARRQLLAAG; from the coding sequence ATGAAGCAGCGGACGTTCGCGGATCTTGAGCAGGCGCACAAGAAGAAGGTGACGCGCCGCGAGAAGTTTCTGGCGGAGATGGATGCGGTTATTCCGTGGTCGCGCCTGGAGGCGTTGATTGCGCCGCACTACCCGAAGCCCAAGGCGGGCAAGCCGGGGCGCCGGCCGCTGTCGCTGGCCACCAAGCTGCGCATCTACTGCCTGCAGCAGTTCTACGGGCTGTCGGATCCAGGCGCCGAAGAGGCGCTTTACGACTCCGATGCCATGCGCCGCTTTGCCGGCATCACGCTGACGGATGAGGCGGTGCCTGACGAGAGCACGATCCTGCAGTTCCGGCGGCTGTTGGAGCGGCACGGGCTGGCCGAGCAGATCTTTGCCGAGGTCAATGCCCACCTGCGCGAGCGGGGCCTGATGCTGCGCGAAGGCACGCTGGTGGACGCCACGCTGATCCACGCGCCCAGCTCGACGAAGAACCAGAGCGGTACGCGGGATCCCGACATGAGTCAGACGCGCAAGGGCAACCAGTGGTACTTCGGCTGCAAGGCGCATATCGGCGCCGATGCCCACAGTGGCCTCGTGCACACCGTTATCGGCACAACGGCCAAAGTCGCCGACATCACCCAGACCGAAGCCCTGCTGCACGGCGAAGAACGCATCGTGCTGGGCGATGCCGGCTATCGACGCACGGGCCGCAGCCTGGATGCCCCGGCGCCCGATAGTGGACCGCGCATCGTCACGCCTTACGTGCGCAGTGCCGGCAAGGCGCTGCTGGAATGGCAGCGCGCCGCCAACCGACGTCTGGCGTCTCTGAGAGCCCGGGTCGAGCATCCGTTTCGGATTGTCAAATGCCAGTTCGGCTACACCAAGGTCCGCTATCGCGGCCTGACCAAGAACACCGCGCACCTGCACAGCCTGTTTGCCATGGCCAACCTCGTGGCGGCCCGAAGACAGCTGCTGGCGGCAGGATAG
- a CDS encoding MMPL family transporter, whose product MNAARFKIAQWIMAHRAVVSVLFVIITIIFAAGLARVEVRTIFSDLLPADDPFVQTFLDHPNFGDPLTAVVMIKRTDGETLYNPETLQKVWDFTRSFHLIPGVNPDTILSITTEKARYAEATPYGINMRPLMGDKVPEDPEELDDFHVRVDRSPVSRTYLVSEDGTATLMSAGFYEDQLEYDVVLKHLRDLAEEASDENHEVHVVGQPALTGWVYELQQQTYLIFAITVFLLIIALALYVKNTAGVVVPVVVSMTSGIWGFGLVGWLNAPIEPLLMIVPLLLVARSFSHCVQFSDRYYEILSEVGDKKKSAEITMGVMLAPSILGIITDALGILFIGLAPIPAMQRFALFAGFWALFLIPTGVFLISILLSYLPTPRNVDEITGKSKLKGVHRWQQSALAGIAGIVTGKKAPVTVMVMVILSAGAIYTAAQIEVGNPVEGSNLLWQDSEFNTGVRTVNNHFPGVNSLEVILESKDDGSDPRTARSAEAYMVSKKIQRLAEEGVGEGGLAARNTRSFADFMEEGNRLYAGGHPKWLPLDPNDGATGAAAMAISFGQNPLNFSQVSDFEFQNSTISLFYRDNKQETVDGALTTARAAIDEVSNQEAAVYDGESLRVSADRMTGTIPLQHAMNTVVDRYHWLILALLAVAIFVIASFAYKSLTAAVVVLVPVMLSNFFLTAAMHLMGIGLDINSVMVAVLGVGVGIDYGFYLLSRICEEYSAQDKDWGKAIKHAIQTTGKAIQFTAAIMVIGILPWYFLSDLKFTADMGLLLSVIMLINMVLALIVLPLLMWFLKPKFAAREDLMVGESVDLSLFTDQVGDAHRPA is encoded by the coding sequence ATGAACGCAGCCCGTTTCAAAATTGCTCAGTGGATCATGGCGCACCGCGCCGTGGTCAGTGTTCTGTTCGTGATTATTACGATCATATTCGCGGCAGGGCTTGCGCGTGTTGAAGTTCGCACCATCTTTTCCGACCTGTTGCCGGCGGATGATCCCTTCGTGCAGACCTTTCTGGATCACCCGAATTTCGGTGATCCGCTGACTGCGGTCGTGATGATCAAGCGTACCGACGGGGAGACGCTGTACAACCCGGAGACGCTGCAGAAGGTCTGGGATTTCACGCGGAGCTTCCATCTCATCCCCGGGGTGAATCCGGACACCATTCTCTCCATCACCACGGAGAAGGCGCGCTACGCGGAGGCGACGCCTTACGGCATCAATATGCGTCCTCTCATGGGCGACAAGGTGCCAGAAGATCCAGAGGAGCTCGACGACTTCCACGTTCGCGTCGATCGATCCCCGGTATCGCGCACATACCTCGTTTCAGAGGATGGTACCGCCACACTTATGAGTGCGGGCTTCTACGAGGATCAGCTCGAATACGATGTCGTCCTCAAGCATCTCCGCGATCTGGCAGAGGAGGCCTCCGACGAGAATCACGAAGTCCATGTGGTCGGGCAGCCCGCCCTCACCGGCTGGGTCTACGAGCTACAGCAGCAGACCTACCTGATCTTCGCGATCACCGTCTTCCTGCTCATCATTGCGCTCGCGCTCTATGTGAAGAACACGGCCGGCGTCGTGGTCCCGGTCGTCGTGAGCATGACTTCCGGAATATGGGGCTTCGGCCTGGTCGGCTGGCTCAACGCGCCCATCGAGCCGCTCTTGATGATCGTGCCCCTGTTGCTCGTTGCCCGATCATTCTCCCATTGCGTCCAGTTTTCGGATCGCTACTACGAGATCCTGAGTGAAGTCGGTGACAAGAAGAAGTCCGCGGAGATCACGATGGGGGTCATGCTGGCTCCCAGTATTCTCGGCATCATCACGGACGCCCTCGGCATTCTCTTCATCGGTCTGGCCCCCATTCCCGCGATGCAGCGCTTCGCCCTGTTCGCGGGCTTCTGGGCGCTCTTCCTGATCCCGACCGGCGTTTTCCTGATCTCGATCCTGCTGTCGTATCTGCCGACGCCCCGCAATGTCGACGAGATCACGGGCAAGAGCAAGCTCAAGGGTGTGCATCGATGGCAGCAGAGTGCGCTTGCCGGCATCGCCGGCATCGTCACCGGCAAGAAGGCGCCGGTTACCGTAATGGTGATGGTCATCCTCTCCGCCGGTGCGATCTATACGGCGGCGCAGATCGAGGTCGGCAATCCGGTGGAAGGCAGCAATCTGCTCTGGCAGGACTCGGAATTCAATACCGGCGTGCGCACCGTGAATAACCACTTCCCGGGCGTGAATTCCCTGGAGGTGATTCTCGAATCCAAGGATGACGGCAGCGATCCGAGAACAGCCCGCTCTGCCGAGGCCTACATGGTTTCCAAGAAGATCCAGCGCCTCGCCGAGGAGGGGGTGGGTGAAGGTGGCCTCGCCGCCCGCAACACGCGCTCCTTTGCGGACTTCATGGAAGAGGGCAATCGCCTATACGCCGGTGGGCATCCGAAATGGCTTCCCCTCGATCCCAATGACGGCGCCACAGGCGCGGCCGCCATGGCCATCTCCTTCGGGCAGAACCCCTTGAATTTCTCGCAGGTCAGCGATTTCGAGTTCCAGAACTCGACCATCTCCCTGTTCTATCGCGACAACAAGCAGGAAACCGTCGATGGCGCGCTCACCACCGCCCGGGCGGCGATTGACGAGGTGAGCAACCAGGAGGCGGCGGTGTATGACGGCGAGTCCCTGCGCGTCAGCGCCGACCGAATGACCGGCACCATCCCCCTGCAGCATGCGATGAACACCGTAGTGGATCGCTATCACTGGCTGATTCTCGCGCTGCTGGCCGTTGCGATCTTCGTGATCGCGAGCTTTGCTTATAAGTCCTTGACTGCGGCGGTGGTTGTTCTGGTCCCGGTGATGCTCTCCAACTTCTTCCTGACGGCGGCGATGCATCTCATGGGGATCGGCCTGGACATCAATTCGGTGATGGTGGCTGTGCTCGGTGTGGGTGTCGGCATCGACTACGGCTTTTATCTCCTGTCCCGTATTTGTGAGGAATATTCCGCACAGGATAAGGACTGGGGTAAGGCGATCAAGCACGCCATCCAGACGACCGGCAAGGCGATTCAGTTCACCGCCGCGATCATGGTCATCGGCATTCTGCCCTGGTATTTCCTGTCGGACCTCAAGTTCACGGCCGATATGGGGCTTCTGCTCTCCGTGATCATGCTCATCAACATGGTGCTCGCGTTGATCGTGCTGCCCCTGTTGATGTGGTTCCTGAAACCCAAGTTCGCCGCCCGTGAGGACCTCATGGTCGGGGAAAGTGTCGATCTGTCACTTTTTACAGATCAAGTCGGTGACGCGCATCGACCTGCGTGA
- a CDS encoding YCF48-related protein, translating to MSGLLLGLTAAVVPTSYAQDGMENASPAEEANAPSGALGEISGDGRVLVEGVRQERFFGMDFLGDKGIVVGSFGQVMVTEDGGDTWVEEKAPTELALLAVALYDGGAIAVGQQGLVLLRDPGGEWEEVSIDTDERLLNVSVNRHGRAIIVGAFGTLLASSDGGRNWNDVAPEWAELAASANVPADATGATAEPSMYDAEVFDDGVILIAGELAYVLRSGDGGNSWEFVNFAETLAEGQEGVSAAAPTINDIQIRADGNGFAVGQSGTVYKTTDSGRSWKKLSTPLAEINLLSVASDGKGAVIAVGMRSAIFSEDDGESWQTLDALDLDINWYSAIQVAPDAREMLAVGHSGRIIALQ from the coding sequence TTGTCTGGCCTGCTGCTCGGATTAACGGCAGCGGTGGTTCCGACAAGCTATGCGCAGGACGGCATGGAGAATGCCTCGCCTGCCGAAGAAGCCAACGCCCCTTCCGGCGCGCTTGGCGAGATATCAGGGGATGGGCGCGTGCTCGTCGAAGGTGTCCGCCAGGAACGTTTCTTCGGCATGGATTTCCTGGGCGACAAGGGCATCGTGGTCGGAAGTTTCGGTCAGGTCATGGTCACCGAAGACGGTGGCGACACCTGGGTGGAAGAAAAGGCGCCCACGGAGCTCGCGCTCTTGGCCGTTGCGCTGTACGACGGGGGCGCGATTGCGGTAGGTCAGCAGGGGCTGGTGCTGTTGCGCGACCCGGGGGGCGAATGGGAAGAAGTCTCGATTGACACCGACGAGCGCCTGTTGAATGTGTCGGTGAACCGGCACGGTCGGGCGATCATCGTCGGCGCCTTCGGAACGCTGCTGGCCTCGTCGGACGGCGGCCGCAACTGGAATGACGTCGCACCGGAATGGGCTGAACTCGCCGCATCGGCGAATGTGCCCGCCGACGCGACCGGCGCCACCGCAGAGCCCTCGATGTACGACGCCGAGGTCTTCGACGACGGCGTCATTCTCATCGCCGGGGAGCTTGCCTACGTGCTGCGTTCCGGCGATGGAGGCAACAGCTGGGAGTTCGTCAACTTTGCGGAGACCCTCGCTGAAGGCCAGGAAGGCGTGTCCGCCGCCGCACCCACCATCAATGACATCCAGATCCGCGCCGACGGCAATGGTTTCGCGGTGGGGCAGTCGGGGACGGTGTACAAGACAACCGATTCCGGTCGCAGCTGGAAGAAGCTGTCCACGCCATTGGCCGAGATCAACCTGCTCTCGGTCGCCAGCGACGGTAAAGGCGCGGTCATCGCGGTCGGCATGCGTTCGGCCATCTTCAGTGAGGACGACGGCGAGAGCTGGCAGACCCTGGATGCTCTCGATCTCGATATCAACTGGTACAGCGCGATCCAAGTGGCGCCGGACGCCAGAGAAATGCTGGCGGTCGGTCACAGCGGACGCATCATCGCTTTGCAATAA
- a CDS encoding DUF1329 domain-containing protein has protein sequence MRIRKYDVDYTRRRLMHNMAMGLGAGVLMPLDKLWASEAGLQDLTKAYPEEAFSIEAQTKGKIKVGDIIDANNLEHVEHLLSPTFIQQIREDGRRIRIGKPETDITRMFTHQNLQKTLENKASGYLAQFDSTGNVVGPDGNPWQGGFPFPNPKNAEEIQANAALSWGRADANFYAVRQRDFDSNGSQQYAYDFAWVELQMQARMDGKAFRGHKDEIRRQTVYFETSDEVKGTSFLSIWKYDQREIPDLYGYLPQFRRVRQFPANQRFEPLIPGATWFLTDPWAAGDPMRTWGEYKIVERKPMLGTTSGNFAQKNDNWELPVQEDNPKYFDLELSMIPDVAVVESKPIGYPRAPVSKRHAYFDVRNSTYTSCIRFDLQGKPWVDFESGFGYYQDGDRMVVGHDGKHPAWSWTYVMSYNLQNKRMSRVDHPLSAAGIRSDFQMDEDYMYDSYLTTSAQQALGRV, from the coding sequence ATGAGGATACGTAAATACGATGTCGACTACACGCGTCGTCGCCTTATGCACAACATGGCAATGGGTCTTGGCGCCGGCGTCCTGATGCCCCTCGACAAGCTATGGGCGAGCGAGGCCGGATTGCAGGATCTCACCAAGGCCTATCCCGAGGAAGCCTTCTCGATCGAGGCGCAAACCAAGGGCAAGATCAAGGTCGGCGACATCATTGATGCCAACAACCTTGAGCATGTCGAGCATCTGTTGAGCCCGACTTTCATCCAGCAAATCCGCGAAGATGGCAGGCGCATCCGCATTGGTAAGCCGGAAACCGACATCACGCGGATGTTCACCCACCAGAACCTGCAGAAGACGCTGGAAAACAAGGCGTCGGGTTACCTGGCGCAGTTCGACAGTACCGGCAACGTCGTCGGTCCGGACGGCAATCCCTGGCAGGGCGGCTTTCCCTTTCCGAATCCGAAGAATGCTGAAGAGATCCAGGCGAATGCGGCGCTGAGCTGGGGGCGCGCCGACGCGAACTTCTACGCTGTCCGGCAGCGCGATTTCGACAGCAATGGCAGTCAGCAGTACGCCTACGATTTCGCCTGGGTCGAGTTGCAGATGCAGGCCCGCATGGACGGCAAGGCCTTCCGTGGACACAAGGACGAGATTCGTCGGCAGACGGTGTATTTCGAAACCTCTGACGAGGTCAAGGGCACTTCCTTCCTGAGTATCTGGAAGTACGACCAGCGGGAGATTCCGGACCTCTACGGCTATCTTCCCCAGTTCCGGCGCGTGCGCCAGTTCCCGGCCAACCAGCGCTTTGAGCCGCTGATTCCCGGCGCGACCTGGTTCCTGACCGACCCCTGGGCTGCCGGCGATCCCATGCGGACTTGGGGCGAATACAAGATTGTCGAGCGCAAGCCCATGCTCGGAACAACCTCCGGGAACTTTGCGCAGAAGAACGACAACTGGGAGCTGCCGGTTCAGGAAGACAATCCGAAATACTTCGACCTTGAACTCAGCATGATTCCGGATGTTGCCGTCGTGGAATCCAAGCCGATCGGCTATCCACGCGCTCCCGTCAGTAAGCGCCACGCGTATTTCGATGTGCGCAACTCGACTTACACGAGCTGCATTCGTTTCGACCTTCAGGGCAAGCCCTGGGTGGATTTCGAAAGCGGCTTTGGCTATTACCAGGATGGAGACCGGATGGTCGTAGGCCACGATGGCAAGCATCCGGCTTGGTCCTGGACCTATGTGATGAGCTACAACCTCCAGAACAAGCGCATGAGCCGGGTGGATCACCCGCTTTCGGCTGCTGGAATTCGTAGCGACTTCCAGATGGACGAGGACTACATGTACGACAGCTACCTCACGACCTCTGCGCAGCAGGCGCTCGGCCGCGTTTGA
- a CDS encoding rubredoxin — translation MTASRKWQCAVCGFIYDEAVGLPEDGIPPGTAWDDVPDDWMCPDCSAPKSDFDMVEVAR, via the coding sequence ATGACGGCGAGCCGGAAATGGCAATGCGCTGTATGCGGCTTCATCTACGACGAGGCCGTCGGTTTGCCCGAGGACGGGATACCGCCAGGCACGGCTTGGGACGATGTTCCCGACGACTGGATGTGTCCGGATTGCTCGGCGCCCAAGTCCGATTTCGACATGGTGGAGGTTGCGCGTTGA